The Mucilaginibacter gracilis genomic interval CACGCGCCGCCAAAGAGCTTGGCATAACCCGCACGGCACTTTACCGCAGACTGAGCAAGTATGATATTTAAACGTTACGAATGGCGCATACTATTGCGTGTGCTGATACTTTTTTTAACCCTTTTAGTAGCCTGTATATTGGTGGTAAAGGCATGGTTTGCCTATCTCATTATTTGTGTACCCCTAATTATTGCCGAACTTATTGACTTTTTACGTTTCCAAAAAAAAGCACAGGACGAGGTAGAACAGTTTGTACAATCCGTACAATACCGCGATTTTTCCAGGCATTTTGACGTAGGCCGGGCACCACAGGAATTAAAACCTTTACGCAAAGGCTTTAACGACATTAATACAACTTTTAAAGTGATAAGCCGCGAACGCGAAACACAATACCAGTACCTGCAAAAAGTTTTAGAACTGGTGGATACCGGTATAGTATCATACGAACTGGAAACCGGCGAAATAGGATGGCTAAACGAATCCTTCAAAAAAATATTTGGCATCCCTTATCTCAAAACCATTCATTCGCTGCAAAAGCGCGATGAAGCTTTGTATAACGAGGCTATGGCAATGAAGCCTGGCGATAGCAAAGTAGTATCAATCACTCGCGATAAACAGGTGATAAAAATACTGCTCACCGTAAGCTTAATGCGCAGCGACGAGAAAATGTACCGTTTGATGGCTTTCCAAAATGTGAGCGAAGCGCTGGACGAAACCGAGTCGAAAGCATGGCAAAAATTGCTAAACGTGATGACGCACGAGATCATGAATTCGGTTGCGCCCATATCTTCATTAGCCGATACATTGAAAAATCGGTTGCACAGCTATGCCAGTCAAGATAATAAAAGCGGCGATCTTGACGACCTTGAACTGGGCATAGATACCATAAAACGACGCAGTGAGGGCCTGCTCAAATTTACCGAGAGCTACCGCAGCCTAAACAAAATAACCCGGCTGGATTTAACCAAAACCCTTGTACGCGACCTTTTTGAGAACCTCAACAGCTTGATGTTACCCACCCTGGACCAGAAGAATATAGAGCTCGACATTGTGCTGCGCGACCCGCAAATGATGATAGAGGTTGACATTAACCTGATTGAACAAGTGCTTATTAACCTACTGGTAAACGCAATTGAGGCAGTAAAAGACAAGCCAGAACCCTGCATCACACTATCTGCCGAGATTCGACCAAACGGTAAAGCAGTACTTAAAATAGCTGATAACGGCCTGGGCATGCCGCCCGAATTGATAGAAAAAATATTCATTCCGTTTTTTAGCACACGCAAAACCGGTAGCGGCATAGGCCTTAGCCTATGCAAACAAATAATGATACTGCATAAGGGCAACATACAAGTACAATCGGTACAAGGCGAAGGTTCAGTATTTATCTTGCTTTTTTAGGTTGGTTTAAACCCTTTGTACTGTAAAAAACAACCGTGTAACTTAAATAAACGCCCTAAAAGCGAATGTATTACAAAGTAAATCAGCGCGTTAAATGTTATGCTGTGCTTTGTTTGTTACAATACGCAAAATATCACTATATTTGCACCGTTAAAAAAAATGAGCTGCAAAATTCACATTTTTTTAACATACAAAATGGCCCGTTCGTCTAGGGGTTAGGACGCCAGATTTTCATTCTGGAAACAGGGGTTCGATTCCCCTACGGGCTACCAGAGGGGAAAAGTTGTAAAAAGACAACTTTTCCCCTTTTTTTTTGCCTTGTAAATTGCGGCTGAGTGGTACGTCAACAATGATTTTTTAAAACCTGCCGACGTAACAATTTTGCTTACAGTTAAAATTGCAACTATAAGCAAATGCAAATATGCTGGAGCCAATTTGTTTTTCCGGGTAATATATTTATAATTGCCAGGC includes:
- a CDS encoding sensor histidine kinase gives rise to the protein MIFKRYEWRILLRVLILFLTLLVACILVVKAWFAYLIICVPLIIAELIDFLRFQKKAQDEVEQFVQSVQYRDFSRHFDVGRAPQELKPLRKGFNDINTTFKVISRERETQYQYLQKVLELVDTGIVSYELETGEIGWLNESFKKIFGIPYLKTIHSLQKRDEALYNEAMAMKPGDSKVVSITRDKQVIKILLTVSLMRSDEKMYRLMAFQNVSEALDETESKAWQKLLNVMTHEIMNSVAPISSLADTLKNRLHSYASQDNKSGDLDDLELGIDTIKRRSEGLLKFTESYRSLNKITRLDLTKTLVRDLFENLNSLMLPTLDQKNIELDIVLRDPQMMIEVDINLIEQVLINLLVNAIEAVKDKPEPCITLSAEIRPNGKAVLKIADNGLGMPPELIEKIFIPFFSTRKTGSGIGLSLCKQIMILHKGNIQVQSVQGEGSVFILLF